In one Mangifera indica cultivar Alphonso unplaced genomic scaffold, CATAS_Mindica_2.1 Un_0127, whole genome shotgun sequence genomic region, the following are encoded:
- the LOC123208008 gene encoding RNA-binding protein 25-like: MEEEKAAAYYDELTRKGQGAARFKQGLGFSSSSPTQNDDVFTKQTPSSSSSFLSNFVKASSPTTTSNLEKQAQLQSIQNKLKKKPDEGKQTQSRDSRDPERDRRDRDRKRDHRDRDRERDSRDRDRDYRDRDKDRDRDYRGRDRDRDRDYRDRNREKERERDYRDKDRDRDRERDYRDRGRDRNEDREKRKRRSVSPRDRRREERNDKVDYSRLIEGYDKMIPAERVKAKMKLQLAETAEKDETKGMGTGWERFEFNKDAPLDDEEVEAADDDAALVKHIGQTFRFSAIEARREEQIKAAHDEAMFGASAVPPCITSESEPEVDDSEKKNNESGNATSLFSEKVLSKQQGSWRDRARKL; the protein is encoded by the exons ATGGAGGAAGAAAAAGCGGCAGCTTACTACGACGAGTTGACTCGGAAAGGGCAGGGAGCCGCTCGATTTAAGCAAGGTCTTGGTTTCTCCTCTTCTTCCCCTACCCAAAATGACGACGTTTTCACTAAACAAACCccctcttcttcatcatcatttcTTAGCAACTTCGTAAAAGCTTCGAGTCCAACCACAACCTCCAATCTCGAGAAACAAGCTCAACTCCAGTCCATCCAAAACAAGCTCAAGAAGAAACCCGATGAGGGAAAACAGACCCAATCTAGGGACAGCAGAGACCCAGAGAGGGATCGTAGGGACAGAGACAGAAAGAGAGATCATAGAGATAGAGACAGGGAGAGAGATTCTAGAGACAGAGATAGGGATTATAGAGACAGAGACAAAGATAGAGATAGAGATTATAGAGGCAGAGACAGAGATAGAGATAGGGATTATAGAGATAGaaacagagagaaagagagggagAGGGATTATAGAGACAAAGACAGAGACCGAGACAGAGAGAGGGATTACAGAGATAGAGGCAGAGACAGAAACGAGGACAgagagaagaggaagagaaggaGTGTGTCGCCGCGAGATAGGAGAAGGGAAGAGAGGAATGATAAAGTTGATTATTCGAGGTTAATTGAAGGCTATGACAAGATG ATACCGGCTGAAAGAGTTAAAGCAAAGATGAAACTTCAGCTTGCTGAAACTG CTGAAAAGGATGAAACTAAGGGAATGGGCACCGGATGGGAGCGGTTTGAGTTCAATAAGGATGCCCCTCTTGATGATGAGGAAGTTGAAG CTGCAGATGATGATGCTGCCCTGGTCAAGCACATAGGGCAGACTTTCCGGTTTTCTGCTATTGAG GCTAGAAGAGAGGAACAAATAAAAGCTGCTCATGATGAAGCCATGTTTGGAGCATCAGCAGTTCCACCTTGCATTACCTCAGAGAGTGAGCCAGAGGTAGATGACAGTGAAAAGAAGAACAATGAAAGTGGCAATGCTACAAGCCTCTTTAGTGAGAAG GTTCTTTCAAAGCAACAAGGTTCTTGGCGTGATCGGGCTCGGAAACTTTAG
- the LOC123208011 gene encoding formin-like protein 4 has product MPSSDQSSVKTIAATAAITLLLAGVAFLFFHRIAKHLKKTKTISSFRREEATLTYEDFKKFKGKVKGLIVDENGQDVLYVKRLEDGQLKATLPKIVFNPSYEVDDDEEKRVDVVRKPKPRAVLLHEPSDLSPPPATTTGKVSATPPPPPPPPPPPPPPPPPPPPPPPPPPPLLACPPVPPPPPIPVKRNPASLPTPKGLTSISLLKPPPVPRRNADKSKEGAAAAENSKRTVVGQKKLKPLHWDKVLTNVDHSMVWNEIKDGSLRFDDEMIENLFGYTTANRRTPGSTNMSIGSSPATPPQIFILDPRKSQNTAIVLRSLAISRKEITEALLEGQGLTSDTLEKLTKISPSQEEAAKILQFNGNPTKLADAESFLFHILKAVPSAFIRINAMLFRSSYDSEILHLKESLQALELGCKELRTRGLFLKLLEAILKAGNKMNAGTSRGDAQGFNLTALRKLSDVKSTDGKTTLLHVVVEQVIRSEGKHCVINRNHSLGRSNTQRSINSDLNTDSFAAEDKDKVYLELGLPAVRSLSIEFSNVKKAATIEYDPFINTCSSLTSHVAEIRQLVTRCANGEKGGFLRAMKEFLEECEEELMVIREEQIRVMELVKRTTEYYQAGGAKDKWAHPIQLFGIVKDFLDMVDRVCTDITQNLQRKNVTSAISSTSPSFSSAARTPATFPNFRSQFMSNIAETKSSSESDGSF; this is encoded by the exons ATGCCATCATCAGATCAAAGCAGTGTCAAGACAATTGCTGCCACTGCTGCAATTACTCTACTTCTTGCTGGAGTGGCGTTCTTGTTCTTCCATCGAATTGCTAAACATCTCAAGAAAACTAAAACCATCTCTAGCTTTCGTCGAGAGGAAGCGACACTCACTTATGAAGACTTCAAGAAGTTTAAAGGAAAAGTAAAAGGTTTGATTGTTGATGAAAATGGACAAGATGTCCTGTATGTGAAGAGACTAGAAGATGGGCAACTTAAAGCTACTTTACCAAAGATTGTGTTCAATCCTAGTTATGAAGTAGACGATGACGAAGAAAAAAGAGTGGACGTAGTGAGAAAACCAAAACCAAGGGCAGTATTACTCCATGAGCCATCTGATTTGTCACCACCTCCAGCCACTACAACTGGAAAAGTTTCAGCAACACCGCCGCCtcctccccctccccctcctcctcctcctccccctccccctccccctccccctcctCCTCCCCCTCCTCCCCCTCTGCTTGCTTGTCCACCAGTGCCGCCACCACCTCCAATACCAGTAAAAAGAAATCCTGCATCACTTCCAACACCCAAGGGACTCACTTCGATTTCATTATTGAAACCTCCACCTGTACCTAGACGGAATGCAGATAAGAGTAAGGAAGGAGCTGCTGCAGCGGAGAACTCAAAAAGGACTGTTGTTGGCCAGAAGAAGCTGAAACCATTGCACTGGGACAAGGTCTTAACAAATGTTGATCATTCAATGGTCTGGAATGAGATCAAGGATGGATCTCTCAG ATTTgatgatgaaatgattgaaaatcTATTTGGATACACCACCGCCAATCGCAGAACCCCTGGAAGCACAAATATGTCCATCGGTTCAAGCCCTGCAACCCCACCCCAAATTTTTATCCTTGATCCCCGCAAGTCCCAGAATACAGCCATTGTACTAAGATCTCTAGCAATCTCCCGTAAAGAAATCACTGAGGCCCTCCTTGAGGGTCAGGGACTTACCAGTGACACTTTAGAAAAACTTACAAAAATTTCTCCAAGCCAGGAAGAAGCAGCAAAAATCCTCCAATTCAACGGCAACCCAACTAAACTTGCAGATGCGGAGTCTTTCCTTTTCCACATCTTGAAAGCTGTTCCTTCGGCATTCATTCGTATTAATGCAATGCTTTTCAGATCAAGTTATGATTCAGAAATTCTTCACCTAAAAGAGTCCTTGCAAGCTCTTGAATTGGGATGTAAGGAGCTTAGAACCCGAGGGCTCTTCCTAAAACTTCTGGAAGCCATTCTTAAGGCTGGTAATAAGATGAATGCCGGAACCTCCAGGGGAGATGCACAAGGTTTCAACTTAACTGCCCTTCGCAAGCTTTCTGATGTTAAAAGCACCGATGGGAAAACTACTCTACTCCACGTTGTTGTGGAACAAGTGATCCGATCAGAGGGTAAACACTGTGTAATAAATCGGAACCATAGCCTTGGAAGAAGTAATACTCAAAGAAGCATAAATAGTGATTTAAATACAGATAGCTTCGCAGCAGAGGACAAAGACAAAGTGTACCTTGAATTAGGATTGCCAGCAGTAAGAAGCTTAAGTATTGAGTTCTCAAATGTAAAGAAGGCAGCCACAATAGAATATGACCCTTTCATCAATACATGCTCCTCTCTCACATCCCATGTTGCAGAAATTCGGCAGCTAGTGACACGCTGTGCCAATGGTGAGAAAGGTGGGTTTCTACGCGCAATGAAAGAGTTTCTAGAGGAGTGTGAAGAGGAACTTATGGTGATTAGAGAGGAGCAGATAAGGGTTATGGAGCTTGTGAAGCGAACAACAGAATATTATCAAGCAGGAGGTGCCAAAGATAAATGGGCACACCCCATTCAACTGTTTGGAATAGTGAAAGATTTTCTTGACATGGTTGATAGAGTTTGCACCGATATCACTCAGAATTTACAGAGGAAGAATGTGACGAGTGCAATATCGTCGACGTCACCATCATTTTCATCAGCAGCAAGAACTCCGGCTACATTCCCAAACT